Proteins from a genomic interval of Chanodichthys erythropterus isolate Z2021 chromosome 8, ASM2448905v1, whole genome shotgun sequence:
- the LOC137024044 gene encoding complement C1q-like protein 4 — protein sequence MKALVCILLLLETFVFVVQQQVDGGLNEKEIPDIPAALRELTATVTEQKGNIRELNATVTELRDEMKKKDDEISNLTLSQVELRKENRDRGIAFSAALWESGDGYIGPFTTEITLTYKKVFTNIGNAYNPITGVFTAPLKGAYMFRISIYGHGPESGASIYKNGERVVIAYDNQPKYDLNSSNGVVLILKVGDVVYVRLWPNSRIFDNGNNHSTFSGYLLFPLI from the exons ATGAAGGCTTTAGTATGTATACTGCTGCTGTTGGAAACCTTTGTGTTTGTCGTCCAGCAGCAGGTAGATGGAGGACTCAATGAGAAGGAGATCCCCGACATCCCTGCAGCACtgagagaactgaccgccaccgttacagagcagaaaggaaacatcagagaactgaacGCCACCGTTACAGAACTGAGGGATGAGATGAAGAAGAAAGATGATG AAATTTCAAATCTTACTCTGAGTCAAGTGGAGTTGAGAAAGGAAAATAGAG ACAGAGGAATAGCTTTTTCAGCTGCACTGTGGGAATCTGGTGATGGATATATTGGTCCTTTTACCACTGAAATCACACTAACCTACAAGAAAGTCTTCACAAACATAGGGAACGCCTACAACCCAATTACAG GTGTTTTCACAGCCCCGCTGAAAGGAGCGTACATGTTCAGAATCTCTATATATGGTCACGGCCCTGAATCAGGTGCCTCCATTTATAAGAATGGAGAGCGTGTGGTTATAGCATATGATAATCAGCCTAAGTATGATTTAAACTCCTCAAATGGAGTTGTGTTGATCCTGAAGGTTGGAGATGTTGTCTATGTGAGACTTTGGCCAAACTCAAGGATATTTGATAACGGGAATAACCACAGCACTTTCAGTGGTTATCTACTGTTTCCCTTAATATAA